A window of the Canis lupus baileyi chromosome 8, mCanLup2.hap1, whole genome shotgun sequence genome harbors these coding sequences:
- the CELSR2 gene encoding cadherin EGF LAG seven-pass G-type receptor 2 isoform X2 — MQSRAARAPLPTPPPPPPPLLLLLLLLLRPPPLLGDQVGPCRSLGPGGRGSSGACAPVGWLCPASASNLWLYTSRCRDAGTELTGHLVPHHDGLRVWCPESGALIPLPPAPEGCPWSCRLLGIGGHLSPQGKLTLPQEHPCLKAPRLRCQSCKLVQTPVLRAGERSTEEPMGGRRKRNVNTAPQFQPPSYQATVPENQPAGTPVASLRAIDPDEGEAGRLEYTMDALFDSRSKQFFSLDPITGAVTTAEELDRETKSTHVFRVTAQDHGMPRRSALATLTILVTDTNDHDPVFEQQEYKESLRENLEVGYEVLTVRATDGDAPPNANILYRLLEGPGGSPSEIFEIDPRSGVIRTRGPVDREEVESYQLTVEASDQGRDPGPRSATAAVFLSVEDDNDNAPQFSEKRYVVQVREDVTPGAPVLRVTASDRDKGSNALVHYSIMSGNARGQFYLDAQTGALDVVSPLDYETTKEYTLRVRAQDGGRPPLSNVSGLVTVQVLDINDNAPIFVSTPFQATVLESVPLGYLVLHVQAIDADAGDNARLEYRLAGVGHDFPFAINNGTGWISVAAELDREEVDFYSFGVEARDHGTPVLTASASVSVTILDVNDNNPTFTQPEYTVRLNEDAAVGTSVVTVSAVDRDAHSVITYQITSGNTRNRFSITSQSGGGLVSLALPLDYKLERQYVLAVTASDGTRQDTAQVVVNVTDANTHRPVFQSSHYTVNVNEDRPAGTTVVLISATDEDTGENARITYFMEDSIPQFRIDADTGAVTTQAELDYEDQVSYTLAITARDNGIPQKSDTTYLEILVNDVNDNAPQFLRDSYQGSVYEDVPPFTSVLQISATDRDSGLNGRVFYTFQGGDDGDGDFIVESTSGIVRTLRRLDRENVAQYILRAYAVDKGMPPARTPMEVTVTVLDVNDNPPVFEQDEFDVFVEENSPIGLAVARVTATDPDEGTNAQIMYQIVEGNIPEVFQLDIFSGELTALVDLDYEDRPEYILVIQATSAPLVSRATVHVRLLDRNDNPPVLGNFEILFNNYVTNRSSSFPGGAIGRVPAHDPDVSDSLTYSFERGNELSLVLLNASTGELRLSRALDNNRPLEAIMSVLVSDGVHSVTAQCALRVTIITDEMLTHSITLRLEDMSPERFLSPLLGLFIQAVAATLATPPDHVVVFNVQRDTDAPGGHILNVSLSVGRPPGPGGGPPFLPSEDLQERLYLNRSLLAAISAQRVLPFDDNICLREPCENYMRCVSVLRFDSSAPFIASSSVLFRPIHPVGGLRCRCPPGFTGDYCETEVDLCYSRPCGPHGRCRSREGGYTCLCRDGYTGEHCEVSARSGRCTPGVCKNGGTCVNLLVGGFKCDCPSGDFEKPYCQVTTRSFPAHSFITFRGLRQRFHFTLALSFATKERDGLLLYNGRFNEKHDFVALEVIQEQVQLTFSAGESTTTVSPFVPGGVSDGQWHTVQLKYYNKPLLGQTGLPQGPSEQKVAVVTVDGCDTGVALRFGAVLGNYSCAAQGTQGGSKKSLDLTGPLLLGGVPDLPESFPVRTRHFVGCMRNLQVDSRHVDMADFVANNGTVPGCPAKKNVCDSSTCNNGGTCVNQWDAFSCECPLGFGGKSCAQEMANPQRFLGSSLVAWHGLSLPISQPWHLSLMFRTRQANGVLLQAVTRGRSTITLQLREGHVVLSVEGTGLQASSLQLEPGRANDGDWHHAQLALGASGGPGHAILSFDYGQQRAEGNLGPRLHGLHLSNITVGGVPGPASGVARGFRGCLQGVRVSETSEGVSSLDPSRGESVNVEPGCSLPDPCDSNPCPANSYCSDDWDSYSCSCDPGYYGDNCTNVCDLNPCEHQSVCIRKPSAPHGYTCECPQNYLGPYCETRIDQPCPRGWWGHPTCGPCNCDVSKGFDPDCNKTSGECHCKENHYRPPGSPTCLLCDCYPTGSLSRVCDPEDGQCPCKPGVIGRQCDRCDNPFAEVTTNGCEVNYDSCPRAIEAGIWWPRTRFGLPAAAPCPRGSFGTAVRHCDEHRGWLPPNLFNCTSVTFSELKGFAERLQRNESGLDSGRSQRLALLLRNATQHTAGYFGSDVKVAYQLATRLLAHESAQRGFGLSATQDVHFTENLLRVGSALLDAANKRHWELIQQTEGGTAWLLQHYEAYASALAQNMRHTYLNPFTIVTPNIVISVVRLDKGNFAGAKLPRYEALRGERPPDLETTVILPDSVFRETPTVVRPAGPGEPQESEELARRQRRHPELSQGEAVASVIIYRTLAGLLPHNYDPDKRSLRVPKRPVINTPVVSISVHDDEELLPRALDKPVTVQFRLLETEERTKPICVFWNHSILVSGTGGWSARGCEVVFRNESHVSCQCNHMTSFAVLMDVSRRENGEILPLKTLTYVALGVTLAALLLSFLFLTILRALRSNQHGIRRNLTAALGLAQLVFLLGINQADLPFACTVIAILLHFLYLCTFSWGLLEALHLYRALTEVRDVNAGPMRFYYMLGWGVPAFITGLAVGLDPEGYGNPDFCWLSIYDTLIWSFAGPVAFAVSMSVFLYILAARASCAAQRQGFEKKGPVSGLRPSFAVLLLLSATWLLALLSVNSDTLLFHYLFAACNCVQGPFIFLSYVVLSKEVRKALKFACSRKPSPDPALTTKSTLTSSYNCPSPYADGRLYQPYGDSAGSLHSASRSGKSQPSYIPFLLREESTLNPGQGPPGLGDPGSLFLEGQDQQHDPDTDSDSDLSLEDDQSGSYASTHSSDSEEEEEEEEEEAVFPGEPGWDSLLGPGAERLPLHSTPKDGGSGPGKAPWPGDFGTTAKESSGNGASEERPWENGDALPREGSLGPLPGPSAQPHKGILKKKCLPTISEKSSLLRLPLEQGTGSSRGSSASEGSRGGPPPRPPPRQSLQEQLNGVMPIAMSIKAGTVDEDSSGSDSDETSI; from the exons ATGCAGAGCCGGGCGGCCCGCGCCCCCCTTCcaacgccgccgccgccgccgccgccgctgctgctgctgctgctgctgctgctgcggccgCCGCCACTGCTGGGAGACCAAGTGGGGCCCTGTCGTTCCCTGGGGCCCGGGGGCCGGGGCTCCTCAGGGGCCTGCGCCCCCGTGGGTTGGCTCTGCCCAGCCTCGGCCTCCAATCTCTGGCTGTACACCAGCCGCTGCAGGGATGCAGGGACAGAGCTGACTGGCCACCTGGTGCCCCACCACGACGGGCTGAGGGTCTGGTGCCCAGAATCCGGAGCCCTCATCCCTCTGCCGCCAGCCCCCGAAGGCTGCCCGTGGAGCTGTCGCCTCCTGGGCATTGGAGGCCACCTTTCCCCACAGGGCAAGCTCACCCTACCCCAGGAACACCCGTGCTTAAAGGCCCCACGGCTGAGATGCCAGTCCTGCAAGCTGGTGCAGACCCCAGTGCTCAGGGCAGGGGAAAGGTCAACAGAAGAGCCCATGGGCGGGCGTCGGAAAAGGAACGTGAATACAGCCCCCCAGTTCCAGCCCCCCAGTTACCAGGCCACAGTGCCTGAGAACCAGCCGGCAGGTACCCCTGTGGCATCTCTGCGGGCCATTGACCCAGACGAGGGCGAGGCTGGCCGCCTTGAGTACACCATGGATGCCCTCTTTGATAGCCGCTCCAAACAGTTCTTCTCTCTGGACCCAATCACGGGCGCCGTGACCACAGCCGAGGAGCTGGATCGTGAGACCAAGAGCACCCATGTCTTCAGGGTCACGGCACAGGATCATGGCATGCCCCGACGCAGTGCCTTGGCCACACTCACCATCTTGGTGACTGACACCAATGATCACGACCCTGTTTTCGAGCAGCAGGAGTACAAGGAGAGCCTCAGGGAGAACCTGGAGGTTGGCTATGAGGTGCTCACAGTCAGAGCCACAGATGGCGATGCCCCCCCCAATGCCAATATTCTGTACCGCCTATTGGAGGGGCCTGGCGGCAGCCCCTCTGAAATCTTTGAGATTGACCCTCGCTCTGGGGTCATCCGAACCCGTGGCCCCGTGGATAGGGAAGAAGTAGAATCCTACCAGTTGACAGTGGAGGCAAGTGATCAGGGTCGGGACCCAGGTCCACGGAGTGCCACAGCTGCTGTGTTCCTGTCTGTGGAGGATGACAATGACAACGCCCCTCAGTTCAGTGAGAAGCGCTACGTGGTCCAGGTGCGTGAGGATGTGACCCCGGGGGCCCCGGTACTCCGGGTCACAGCCTCGGATAGAGACAAGGGCAGTAATGCCCTGGTGCATTATAGCATCATGAGTGGCAATGCTCGGGGACAGTTTTACCTGGATGCCCAGACCGGGGCTCTGGACGTGGTGAGCCCTCTTGACTATGAGACGACCAAGGAGTATACCCTCCGGGTTCGGGCACAGGATGGTGGCCGCCCCCCACTCTCCAACGTCTCTGGCTTGGTGACAGTGCAAGTCCTGGATATCAACGACAACGCCCCCATCTTTGTCAGCACCCCCTTCCAGGCTACTGTGCTAGAGAGTGTCCCCTTAGGCTACCTGGTTCTCCATGTCCAGGCCATCGATGCTGATGCTGGTGATAATGCCCGCCTGGAATACCGCCTTGCTGGGGTTGGGCATGACTTCCCCTTTGCCATCAACAATGGCACAGGCTGGATCTCTGTGGCAGCTGAGCTGGACCGGGAAGAGGTTGATTTCTATAGCTTTGGGGTAGAAGCCCGAGACCACGGCACCCCAGTGCTCACTGCTTCAGCCAGCGTCAGTGTGACCATCCTGGATGTCAACGACAACAACCCCACCTTTACCCAACCGGAGTACACAGTGAGACTCAACGAGGATGCGGCTGTGGGCACCAGCGTGGTGACAGTGTCGGCTGTGGACCGCGATGCCCACAGTGTCATCACCTACCAGATCACCAGCGGCAACACTCGCAACCGCTTTTCCATCACCAGCCAGAGTGGTGGTGGGCTCGTGTCGCTCGCCCTGCCGTTGGACTACAAACTCGAGCGGCAATATGTGCTAGCTGTCACTGCCTCCGATGGCACTCGGCAGGACACAGCACAGGTGGTAGTGAACGTCACTGATGCCAACACCCATCGTCCAGTCTTTCAGAGCTCCCACTATACGGTGAACGTTAACGAGGACCGGCCAGCAGGCACCACGGTGGTGCTGATCAGTGCCACGGACGAGGACACGGGTGAGAATGCCCGCATCACCTACTTTATGGAGGACAGCATCCCCCAGTTCCGCATTGATGCAGACACAGGGGCTGTCACCACCCAGGCTGAGCTAGACTATGAGGACCAAGTGTCCTATACCCTGGCCATCACTGCCCGGGACAATGGCATTCCCCAGAAGTCTGACACAACCTACCTAGAGATCCTGGTGAACGATGTGAATGACAATGCCCCTCAGTTCCTGCGTGACTCCTACCAGGGCAGCGTCTATGAGGATGTGCCTCCCTTCACCAGTGTCCTGCAGATCTCAGCCACTGACCGTGACTCCGGCCTCAACGGCAGAGTCTTCTACACCTTCCAGGGGGGCGATGATGGAGATGGTGACTTTATCGTGGAGTCCACGTCGGGCATCGTGAGAACGCTTCGGAGGCTAGATCGCGAGAACGTGGCCCAATACATTTTGCGGGCATATGCGGTGGACAAGGGGATGCCTCCAGCCCGCACGCCCATGGAAGTCACAGTCACTGTGTTGGATGTCAACGACAATCCACCTGTCTTTGAGCAGGACGAGTTTGACGTGTTCGTGGAAGAGAACAGCCCCATTGGGCTGGCCGTGGCCCGCGTCACAGCCACTGACCCCGACGAAGGCACCAATGCCCAGATCATGTACCAGATTGTGGAGGGCAACATTCCTGAGGTCTTCCAACTGGACATCTTCTCTGGGGAGTTGACCGCCCTGGTGGACTTGGACTACGAGGACCGGCCTGAATACATCCTGGTCATCCAGGCCACGTCAGCTCCCCTGGTGAGTCGGGCTACCGTCCACGTCCGCCTGCTTGACCGCAACGACAACCCACCAGTGCTGGGCAACTTTGAGATCCTTTTCAACAACTATGTCACCAACCGCTCAAGCAGTTTCCCTGGGGGTGCCATTGGCCGCGTGCCTGCCCATGACCCTGATGTCTCAGACAGCCTGACCTACAGCTTCGAGAGGGGGAATGAGCTCAGCCTGGTCCTGCTCAATGCCTCGACGGGCGAACTGAGGCTGAGCCGGGCGTTGGACAACAACCGTCCTCTGGAGGCCATCATGAGCGTGCTAGTGTCAG ATGGCGTGCACAGCGTGACCGCCCAGTGCGCCCTGCGTGTCACCATCATCACGGACGAGATGCTCACGCACAGCATCACCCTGCGCCTGGAGGACATGTCGCCGGAGCGCTTCCTGTCCCCCCTGCTGGGTCTCTTCATCCAGGCGGTGGCCGCCACGCTGGCCACACCGCCGGACCACGTGGTGGTCTTCAACGTGCAGCGGGACACGGACGCCCCGGGCGGCCACATCCTCAACGTGAGCCTGTCGGTGGGCCGgccgccggggccggggggcgggccgCCCTTCCTGCCCTCCGAGGACCTGCAGGAGCGCCTGTACCTCAACCGCAGCCTGCTCGCGGCCATCTCGGCGCAGCGCGTGCTGCCCTTCGACGACAACATCTGCCTACGCGAGCCCTGCGAGAACTACATGCGCTGCGTGTCGGTGCTGCGCTTCGACTCCTCGGCGCCCTTCATCGCCTCGTCCTCCGTGCTCTTCCGGCCCATCCACCCGGTCGGCGGCCTGCGCTGCCGCTGCCCGCCCGGCTTCACGGGCGACTACTGCGAGACCGAGGTGGACCTGTGCTACTCGCGGCCCTGCGGCCCCCACGGGCGCTGCCGCAGCCGCGAGGGCGGCTACACCTGCCTCTGCCGCGACGGCTACACGG GTGAGCACTGCGAGGTGAGTGCCCGCTCAGGCCGTTGCACCCCAGGTGTCTGCAAGAATGGTGGCACCTGTGTCAACCTGTTGGTGGGTGGCTTCAAGTGCGACTGCCCATCTGGAGACTTCGAGAAGCCCTACTGCCAGGTGACCACACGCAGCTTCCCTGCCCACTCCTTCATCACCTTTCGTGGCCTGCGCCAGCGCTTCCACTTCACTCTGGCCCTCTC GTTTGCCACCAAGGAGCGTGATGGGCTGCTGTTGTACAACGGGCGCTTCAATGAGAAGCATGACTTTGTGGCCCTCGAGGTGATCCAGGAGCAGGTCCAGCTCACCTTCTCTGCAG GGGAGTCGACCACCACCGTGTCCCCATTCGTGCCTGGAGGGGTCAGTGACGGCCAGTGGCACACAGTACAGCTGAAGTACTATAATAAG CCACTGTTAGGTCAGACGGGGCTCCCGCAGGGCCCATCTGAGCAGAAGGTAGCTGTGGTGACCGTGGATGGCTGTGACACGGGGGTGGCCCTGCGTTTCGGAGCTGTCCTGGGCAACTACTCCTGTGCTGCCCAGGGCACCCAGGGTGGCAGCAAAAA GTCTCTGGATCTGACCGGGCCCCTGCTGCTGGGCGGGGTACCTGACCTGCCCGAGAGCTTCCCTGTCCGGACGCGGCACTTTGTGGGCTGCATGAGGAATCTGCAGGTGGACAGCCGGCATGTGGACATGGCTGACTTCGTCGCCAACAATGGCACCGTGCCTG GCTGCCCTGCCAAGAAGAACGTGTGTGACAGCAGTACTTGCAACAACGGGGGTACCTGCGTGAACCAGTGGGATGCGTTCAGCTGCGAGTGTCCTCTGGGCTTCGGGGGCAAGAGCTGTGCCCAGG AAATGGCCAACCCACAGCGCTTCCTGGGCAGCAGCCTGGTGGCCTGGCACGGCCTCTCGCTGCCCATCTCCCAGCCCTGGCACCTCAGCCTCATGTTCCGCACGCGCCAGGCCAACGGTGTCCTGCTGCAGGCTGTCACCAGAGGGCGCAGCACCATCACCCTGCAG CTGAGGGAAGGCCATGTGGTACTGAGTGTGGAGGGCACAGGGCTCCAGGCCTCGTCTCTGCAGCTGGAGCCAGGCCGAGCCAATGATGGCGACTGGCACCATGCACAGCTGGCGCTGGGAGCCAGTGGGGGCCCCGGCCACGCCATCCTGTCCTTCGACTACGGGCAGCAGCGGGCAGAGGGCAACCTAGGCCCTCGGCTGCACGGGCTGCATCTGAGCAACATCACGGTCGGGGGAGTGCCTGGGCCAGCCAGTGGTGTGGCCCGCGGCTTCCGGGGCTGTTTGCAG GGTGTGAGGGTAAGCGAGACGTCGGAGGGGGTCAGCAGTCTGGATCCTAGCCGCGGGGAAAGCGTCAATGTGGAGCCCGGCTGTAGCCTGCCAGACCCGTGTGACTCGAATCCGTGTCCTGCCAACAGCTACTGCAGTGATGACTGGGACAGCTATTCTTGCAGCTGTGATCCAG GTTACTATGGTGACAACTGTACTAATGTGTGTGACCTGAACCCATGTGAACATCAATCCGTGTGTATCCGAAAGCCCAGTGCCCCCCACGGCTACACCTGCGAGTGTCCCCAAAATTACCTTGGGCCATATTGTGAGACCAG GATTGACCAGCCATGCCCCCGAGGCTGGTGGGGACACCCCACGTGCGGCCCGTGCAACTGTGACGTCAGCAAAGGCTTCGACCCAGACTGCAACAAGACAAGCGGCGAGTGCCACTGCAAG GAGAACCACTACCGGCCCCCTGgcagccccacctgcctcctctgtGACTGCTACCCCACGGGCTCTTTGTCCCGCGTCTGTGACCCTGAGGACGGCCAGTGTCCATGCAAGCCAGGCGTCATTGGGCGCCAGTGTGACCGTTGTGACAATCCTTTTGCTGAGGTCACCACCAATGGCTGTGAAG TGAATTACGACAGCTGCCCACGGGCCATAGAGGCTGGGATCTGGTGGCCCCGTACCCGCTTCGGGCTGCCTgctgctgccccctgccccagaggTTCCTTTG GGACTGCCGTGCGCcactgtgatgagcacagggggTGGCTCCCCCCAAACCTTTTCAACTGCACATCAGTCACCTTCTCAGAGCTGAAGGGCTTT GCTGAGCGGCTGCAGCGGAACGAGTCGGGTCTGGACTCTGGGCGCTCCCAGCGACTGGCTCTGCTTCTGCGCAACGCCACCCAGCACACGGCCGGCTACTTTGGCAGTGATGTCAAGGTGGCCTACCAGCTGGCCACACGGCTGCTGGCCCACGAGAGTGCCCAGCGGGGCTTTGGACTGTCCGCCACACAGGACGTGCACTTCACTGAG AATCTGCTGCGGGTGGGCAGTGCCCTCCTGGATGCGGCCAACAAGCGGCACTGGGAGCTGATCCAGCAGACGGAGGGTGGCACCGCCTGGCTTCTCCAGCACTACGAGGCCTATGCCAGCGCCCTGGCTCAGAACATGCGGCACACCTACCTGAACCCCTTCACCATTGTCACACCCAACATTG TCATCTCTGTAGTTCGCTTGGACAAAGGGAACTTTGCTGGGGCCAAGCTGCCCCGCTATGAGGCGCTGCGGGGGGAGCGGCCCCCAGACCTTGAGACAACGGTCATCCTGCCTGATTCTGTCTTCAGAG AAACACCCACCGTGGTCAGGCCCGCGGGCCCTGGAGAGCCCCAAGAGTCAGAGGAGCTGGCGCGGCGTCAGCGGCGGCACCCAGAGCTGAGCCAAGGTGAGGCTGTGGCCAGCGTCATCATCTACCGCACTCTGGCCGGGCTGCTGCCCCACAACTATGACCCGGACAAGCGCAGCCTGAG AGTCCCCAAACGCCCGGTCATCAACACGCCCGTGGTGAGTATCAGTGTCCATGACGATGAGGAGCTTCTGCCCCGAGCCTTGGACAAACCGGTCACCGTGCAGTTCCGGCTGCTGGAGACGGAGGAGCGCACCAAGCCCATCTGTGTCTTCTGGAACCACTCCATCCT GGTCAGTGGCACAGGTGGCTGGTCAGCCCGAGGCTGCGAGGTCGTCTTCCGCAATGAGAGCCATGTCAGCTGCCAGTGCAACCACATGACGAGCTTTGCCGTGCTCATGGATGTGTCCCGGCGGGAG AATGGAGAGATTCTGCCGCTGAAGACACTGACATACGTGGCCCTAGGGGTCACCTTGGCCGCTCTGctgctctccttcctcttcctcaccaTCCTGCGTGCCCTACGCTCCAACCAGCATGGCATCCGACGGAACCTAACTGCTGCTCTGGGCCTGGCTCAGCTGGTCTTCCTCCTAGGAATCAACCAGGCTGACCTCCCT TTTGCTTGCACAGTCATTGCCATCCTGCTGCACTTCCTGTACCTCTGCACCTTCTCCTGGGGCCTACTGGAGGCCCTGCACCTCTATCGGGCCCTCACCGAAGTGCGTGACGTCAATGCTGGCCCCATGCGCTTCTACTACATGCTGGGCTGGGGCGTGCCCGCCTTCATCACAG GTCTGGCTGTGGGCCTGGACCCTGAGGGCTATGGGAACCCTGACTTCTGCTGGCTCTCCATCTATGATACGCTCATCTGGAGCTTTGCTGGCCCCGTGGCCTTCGCTGTCTCG ATGAGTGTCTTCCTGTACATCCTGGCGGCCCGTGCCTCCTGTGCTGCCCAGCGGCAGGGCTTTGAGAAGAAAGGCCCTGT CTCGGGCCTGAGGCCGTCCTTTGCTGTCCTCCTGCTGCTGAGCGCCACGTGGCTGCTGGCGCTGCTCTCTGTCAACAGCGACACCCTCCTTTTCCACTACCTCTTTGCTGCCTGCAATTGCGTCCAG GGCCCCTTCATCTTCCTCTCCTACGTGGTGCTTAGCAAAGAGGTCCGGAAAGCACTCAAGTTTGCCTGTAGCCGCAAGCCCAGCCCTGATCCTGCACTCACCACCAAGTCCACCCTGACCTCG TCCTACAACTGCCCCAGCCCCTATGCGGACGGGCGGCTGTACCAGCCCTACGGAGACTCAGCCGGCTCTCTGCACAGCGCGAGCCGCTCGGGCAAGAGTCAGCCCAGCTACATCCCCTTCTTGCTGAG GGAAGAGTCTACACTGAACCCTGGCCAAGGGCCCCCTGGCCTGGGGGACCCAGGCAGCCTATTCCTGGAAGGTCAAGACCAGCAGCATG ATCCTGACACAGACTCTGACAGCGACCTGTCCCTGGAAGATGACCAGAGTGGCTCCTATGCCTCTACTCACTCATCAGacagcgaggaggaggaggaggaggaggaggaggaggccgtcTTCCCTGGAGAGCCGGGCTGGGACAGCCTGCTGGGGCCTGGCGCTGAGAGGCTGCCATTGCACAGTACCCCCAAGG ATGGGGGCTCAGGGCCGGGGAAGGCCCCCTGGCCGGGAGACTTTGGGACCACAGCAAAGGAGAGTAGTGGCAATGGGGCCTCCGAGGAGCGCCCGTGGGAGAATGGAGATGCCCTGCCTCGGGAGGGGTCCCTtggccccctcccaggcccctctGCCCAACCTCACAAAG GCATCCTCAAGAAGAAGTGTCTGCCCACCATCAGTGAGAAGAGCAGCCTTTTACGGCTACCCCTGGAGCAAGGCACAGGGTCTTCTAGGGGCTCCTCAGCCAGCGAGGGCAGCCGGGgcgggccccctccccgccctccacCCCGGCAGAGTCTCCAGGAGCAGCTGAATGGGGTCATGCCCATCGCCATGAGCATCAAGGCGGGCACGGTGGATGAGGACTCATCGGGCTCCGA CAGCGATGAAACGTCCATCTGA